The following DNA comes from Tunturibacter psychrotolerans.
TCTGCCGCGCCTACACGCTGCTGTTCGAGCACGGGCACGATCTCTGCCTTCACCTCTTCCAGCGGACGAAGATGCGCCGTCTTCTTATCTTCCACCTGCAGAATGTGGTATCCAAACTGAGTCTTGATCAAATCCGACGTCTGGCCAACCGGCAGCGAAAACGCCGCCTTATCAAACTCCGGCACCGTCTTGCCCGGATCCAACCAGCCAAGTTCGCCACCCTGCGTCTTGCTGCCCGGGTCGTCTGAATTTTTGCTCGCCAGATCGGCAAAGTTCCCGCCGCTCTTGATCTGCTTCAGGATGTCCTCGGCCTTCGTCTTCGCAGCTGCGTCGACCTTCGCATCAGAACCCGCAGGCACCGCGATCAGGATATGCCGAACCTTCGCCTGTTCCTTCACCTGGTACTGATCCTTGTGCGCGTTGTAGTACGCCAGTACGTCAGCGTCTGAGATCTGCGGCTTGCCACCCGGCAGGTTCGACGCATCGAACGAGACGTACTCGATCTTCCTTGTCTCAGGAACAGCGTTCGCATACTTCGCAGCGTTCGTCTTGAAGTATGCCTGCAGCTCCGAATCCGAAGGATTGATCGTCTTCCGCACATCGTCGGCCGAGATCACCGCATAATCGAACTTCACCTTGGTCCCATCGACCTTGTAGGCCTCGCGCACCGCATTATCCGAGACAGAAACTCCGCCCGTGATCAACGCCTGCAGCCGGTTCAGCTCCATGTCGCTCTTCACCTGCGACTCGAAATCTCCACGAGTCGTCTGGAACGCGCTCTGCACAAAGTTGATATAGGCATCGTCGCCGATGTACTGGCCATTCGGAAACAGGTACTGCGCAAACGGTCCCGTCTGCAGCTCGCGGCGCAGATCCTCATCGCTCACCTGCAGGTTCATCCTGTCGGCCTCGTGCTTCAGGATTGCCCGCTGGACCAGAATCTGCCCTGCGCGCGGCAAAAAGTACGGCAGCAAGGCATCCGGAAAGTGCTGTTGCTGCAGCTGCCGGCTCGCCAGCTGATTCACTTCAACTGTCTTGATCGGAGTGCTCTCCCCAAACACGCGCCCAAAATAACCAGGCTGCTTCACCGTCGCATACACGGACGAGTCACTGGTCGTCGCGTTATCAAAAATGCCAGGCACCAGCGTAATCACCATCGTGATCACGGCAAATCCAATAATGACGGCGAAGATAATCTTCGTGATGCGGTTGTCCTGCTGCAGAATACGAATCATGCTTGACTAAAACCTTCACTTCGCGCGAAAGCCGCTTCCCTCACAGGAAATTTGGCTGCGTGCCCGGGATTTTGCGTGACCTTGCGGGGAGGTCTTTCGACCAACGCCACGCCGGTTGCAGGGCAAGCGACAAGTATAAATCACCAGCCTCTGGAATTCATCTTCCGCCAGCGCCCTGCAACGCAAGTGTCCATCTTTGGACGATTCGCTTCGCATATGGACACCTTCAAATTTCGGTAACATCTCCACATCAAGCTAACTGACTGACAGAACAAGGACTTCACCCAAACCCGCTCCGGCATTCCAATTGCTTCACGACTCATAACCACAGCTCTCGCGAGGATCCGTATGCGCACCTTTTTTAGTG
Coding sequences within:
- a CDS encoding peptidyl-prolyl cis-trans isomerase; the encoded protein is MIRILQQDNRITKIIFAVIIGFAVITMVITLVPGIFDNATTSDSSVYATVKQPGYFGRVFGESTPIKTVEVNQLASRQLQQQHFPDALLPYFLPRAGQILVQRAILKHEADRMNLQVSDEDLRRELQTGPFAQYLFPNGQYIGDDAYINFVQSAFQTTRGDFESQVKSDMELNRLQALITGGVSVSDNAVREAYKVDGTKVKFDYAVISADDVRKTINPSDSELQAYFKTNAAKYANAVPETRKIEYVSFDASNLPGGKPQISDADVLAYYNAHKDQYQVKEQAKVRHILIAVPAGSDAKVDAAAKTKAEDILKQIKSGGNFADLASKNSDDPGSKTQGGELGWLDPGKTVPEFDKAAFSLPVGQTSDLIKTQFGYHILQVEDKKTAHLRPLEEVKAEIVPVLEQQRVGAAEQTFASALAADAKKNGLGKAAASKGLHTVTTDFVAKDGVIAGLADGSPLLTQAFSVVKGADPAAVATGDGFAVFQVTDVKPAHAPEFADYKSHILEDYREQQVPQLLSAQLNKLDERAKVLNDLKKAAAEMNVPLKTSDLVGKDGQVPDLGAMSGAGSVAFSLPKGTISGPINAGRVGVVLSVTDKQEPTADDIAKSFNATKDKLLNEQREEIFRVYIGELTQKYEKGGAVRFSKQQQAQPGLPAGN